The Urbifossiella limnaea nucleotide sequence CGCCGGCGCCACCTTCGCCCGCCACTCGTCGGCGGCCCCCCGCGCGACGTTCCGCGTCATCGACAGGTCTACGTGCTCGACGGACGAGTCGCGCGGCAACTCGCCGAGGAAGCTGCTCGGGATGGCGTAGTTCAGTTGCCCGCGGAACTCGCGCATCCGGGCGTGGCACAGGTGCAGTTCCTTCATCGCCCGCGTCATGCCGACGAAGCACAGCCGCCGCTCCTCCTCCACGTCCTCGTCCTTGCCGAGGCTCCGCTCGTGCGGCAGCAGCCCCTCCTCCACGGCCATGACGTACACCACCGGGAACTCCAGCCCCTTGCTGGAGTGCAGCGTCATCACCGAGACGTGGTCGGCGGCCTCGTCCCAGCCGTCGGTGTCGGAAGCGAGGGTGATCTGTTCGAGGAAGTCCACGACCTTGCTGTCAGGGTTCTCGTCGTGGTACTGCTTCGCCGCGGTGACGAGTTCGGACACGTTCGCCAGCCGGTCGGCGTCCTCGGGGTCGTCAGAATCCCGGAGCATCTTCTCGTAGCCGGACTGCTTGATGACGAGGTCGATGAGTTCGTGCGGCGGCAGGTCGAGCTTCGTGCGCAGCTCGGTGACGAGCCGGTAGAAGTCGCGGAGGCCGGACGCTCCTTTTCCCTTGATCTCGGGGATACGGGCCACCTGAGCCGCGGCCGCGAGCAGTGGCATTTCCTCGCGGCCGGCGAACGCCACGAGCCGGTCGAGCGAGGTCTTGCCGACGCCGCGGCTCGGCGCGTTCACGACGCGGAGGAAGCTGACGTTGTCCTGCGGGTTGGCGACGAGCCGCAGGTAGGCAAGCACGTCGCGGTTCTCCTTCCGCTCGAAGAACGCCAGCCCCTTCACGATTTGGAACGGCACGCCGTGCTTCACGAACGCGGACTCGAGCGACCGCGTGAGCGCGTTGATGCGAAGGAAGATGGCGTGGTCGCGGTAGCGGAACCGGCCGGCCTTCACCGCCTCCTTGATCCGCACGACGACGCCCTCGGCCTCGTCGAGTCCGTTGTCGAAGGTGAGGACGCGGACCGGCTCGCCGGCCGGGTTGTCGGTGACGAGCGCCTTCTTCTTCCGCTGCTTGTTGCGGTCGATGAGCGCGCCGGCGGCGTGCAGGACGTTCTTTGTGCTGCGGTAGTTCCGCGTCAGCGTGATGACCCGGGCCGCGGGAAAATCGCGCTCGAAGTCGAGGATGTTCTTGATGTCCGAGCCGCGCCACTTGTAGATCGACTGGTCGGGGTCGCCGACCACGCACAGGTTCGGGTGGTCCACCGACAGCCGGCGGGCCACCTCGTACTGCGCGGAGTTGGTGTCCTGGTACTCGTCGATCAGCACGTAGCGGAACCGCGAATCCAGGTCGCGGCGGAACTCCTCGTTCAGCCGCAGCGCCTGGGCCGGCAGGTACAGCAGGTCGTCGAAGTCCATCGCGTTCGCGGCGCGGAGCCGCTTCTCGTAGCCGTGGTACACCTTCGCCACGGTCTGCGTGAAGAAGTCGTTCGCCGTCTTCTCGTAGCCGTTCGGCGTGAGCAGTTGGTTCTTCGCCTTGCTGATCGCGCCGCCGAGGCGGTCGGGGCTGAACTTCACGTCGTCCATGCCGGTCGCGGCCAGGGCGTCCTTCACCAGCTTGTTGCGGTCGTCGGTGTCGTAGATGGTGAAGTTGCGGTCGATGCCGAGGCGGTCGGCGTACTGCCGCAGCAGCCGGGCGCCGAGGCTGTGGAACGTACTCACCCACACGCGGTTACCGGGCACGAGCTTCTCGACGCGCTGCCGCATCTCGCCGGCGGCCTTGTTGGTAAAGGTAATCGCCAGGATGCTGCCGGGCCGCACGCCCTGTTGCAGCAGGTACGCGACGCGGCGGGTGATCACGCGCGTCTTGCCCGACCCGGCCCCGGCGAGGATGAGCAGCGGCCCCTCGGCGTGCGTCACGGCGGCGCGCTGGTCGTCGGTCAGGTCGGCGAGCAGGTCACCGGGGTCGGGCACGGGCTGACTCCATCGGCCGCGTCGGGTAGGCTGAAGGGGTGATTCTACCGCCCCGCCCGGCCGAGGACGACGTGCGATGATCGTGGGGATCGGCACCCAGGTGCTGGAGTGCGCCCGGGTGCGGAAGCTGATCGACCGGCACGGCGAGGCGTTCCTCCGCCGCGTCTACACCGACCGCGAGATCGGCCGGTGCAACGCCGACCCGCGCACCACGGAGGCGTTCGCCGCGGTGTGGGCGGCGAAGGACGCCGTGTTCCGGGCGCTCGGCTCGCCGTGGCGGCGCGGCATGGACTGGACCGACGTGGAGATCGGTGCGGGGAACGCCGTTGCGGTCGCCGGCGCGACGGCGGACCGCATGACCGCGAAGGGGGCGAGCCGGGTGATGGTGACGACGGCGTTCTGCCGGGCGTTCGCCACCGCGACCGGGATCGCGCTGGCCGACCGGGCCGGGTGAATCAGCCGTTCTCGCCCACGTCCTTGATGAGGTTCCGGGCGGCCTTGTACGCGGCCCGGATGCTCATCGCCCGCCCCTCGATCTGGTCGGGCGTGAACACCGCCCCCGTGGCCGCCTTCGGAAGCCCGGCCAGGTCGATCGTCAGCGGGAGCAGCCGAAGGAACTCCGTCATCCGGGCGCTCTTCGTCTCGGGGGTCACGGCGTCGCTCATGGCGGTCTCCGGGTGGGGGCTGTCCGTACCGTAGCGGGTCGGCGGCGGCCGCTCAATAGCCGACGGCGGCGCCGTCCTTGCGGGCCTCGGTGCCGCCGTGCAGCACGTTGGTGGTCGGGTCGATCAGGACGGCTTGGTAGCCGCCGCCGTTCGTGCGCACTCGCTCAACGTGGTGGCCGCGGCGGGTCAGTTCGGCGACCACCGCTTCCGGGATTCCGTACTCGGCCTTCACGGTACCGCCGCCGGGAGCGGCGGGGCGGCCGGTCGGCGTCGCGTGGCCGACGTGCTCGACGCGTGGCGCTTCGCCGGCCTGCTGGACGTTCATCCCGAAGTCGAGCAGGTTCACGAGCACCTGTACGTGCCCCTGCGGTTGCATGTCGCCGCCCATGACGCCGAACGTCAGCCACGGCTTGCCGTTCTTCGTGGCCATTGCCGGGATGATGGTGTGGAACGGCCGCTTGCCGGGTTCGAGGCGGTTCGGGTGCTCCGGGTCGAGGGCGAACAGGCAGCCGCGGTTCTGGAGCGCGAACCCGAGGTCGGCGGCCGCGAGCCCGGAGCCGAAGCCGAAATAATTGCTCTGGATGAGCGACACGCAGTTCCGGTCCTTGTCCACGACGCACAGGTAAATCGTGTCCGCCTTGCCGAGTTTCGGGTCGCCGTGCGGCACGTCCGTGGCGGCCTTCGCCTTGTCGATTCGTAGGCGACGCGCGGCGGCGTACTCGGGCGAAATCAGCTCGCGGACCGGGACGCGGGCGAACAGCGGGTCGGTGTAGAACCGTGCCCGGTCGGCGTAGGCCAGCTTCTTGGCCTCGATCAAAAGGTGCCAGTAGGCGGGCGACGTGGGGCCGAGTGCCCGCAGGTCGTAGCTTTCGAGCAGGTTCAACATCTGCAGAACGGCGATCCCCTGCCCCGGCGGCGGCAACTCCCACACGTCCACGCCGCGGTAGCGCGTCGAAACCGGATCGACCCACTCGGACTTGTGGCGGGCCAAATCGGCGGCGGCGAACAACCCACCCTTGCGCTCAGAGAAGGCGACGAGGCGGCGGGCGATGTCGCCGGTGTAGTACGCGTCGCTGCCGGCGGCGGCGAGCGCGCGATAAGTCTTAGCCAGCGCCGGATTCTTGAACACCTCGCCGACGCGCGGCGCCGTGCCGCCGGGGACGTACACCTGACGGAACTCGGCGTCGCGGTTCGCGTCGGCGCTTCGCCAGTAGCCCGCAATCACCTCGGGGACGGGAGCCCCGTGCTCGGCGTAATGGATGCTCGGGGCGAGCAGATCGGCGAAGGTGCGGGTGCCAAACTTCTGCCGCAGCTGATCCCACCCGTCGACACAGCCGGGGACCGACCAGCTGAGCGGCCCCTTCTCGGGAATCTCGGCAAGTCCCTTCCCGCGGAACAAATCAATGGACGCCTTCCCCGGGGCGCCGCCGCAGGCGTTCAGGCCGTGGAGTTTCTGCGTCTTCGCGTCCCACACGATGGCGAACAGGTCGCCGCCGATGCCGCACGACATCGGCTCCAGCAGGCCCATCGCGGCACTGGCGGCGATCGCCGCGTCAACCGCGTTGCCGCCCTGCTTCAGCACGTCGAGGCCGATCTGGGCCGCGAGCGGGTGGCTGGTGGCAACGATGCCGTTGTTCACCACCGTGACCGACCGGCCGGCCTTGAAGGGCTCGGCGGTCGGCCGCTGGGCGAGAACGTCGTCCGCGAGCAGCAACAGCGTCATGACGGCGAGGGTGCGCATCGGCGATTACCGTTTCGGGGTCGGTGGCGGGGCGGTCTCCGGCAGTGGCACCTGATGCGGCCGGCCGAGGTACGCGACCAGGTCGCGCACCTCCTCGGGGCGAAGGGCGTCGAACAGCCCATCCGGCATGATCGAGATGGCGGTTTGCGTCACGCCCTCGATGTCGGCGCGGGGAAGAACGACGGTCTCGTTCGTGGTGCGGACCGTCAGCCCCTCGGCGGTGTCGCGCGTGACAACGCCGGACACGAGCCGCCCGTCGGTGGTGCGGACGTTGGTGACGCGGAACTCGCGCGGCACCACCGCGCTCGGGTCGAGGACGTTTTCGAGGAGGTACTCGAGGTTCGTCCGCTGCGAGCCGGTCAGGTCGGGGCCAAGGTCGCCGCCCTCGCCGAAGATGCGGTGGCAGCTCGCGCAGTGGCGCGTGTACAGCTGGCGGCCGTTTACCACGTCGGCGGTGCGGAGGTATTCCGTCGTCAGGGTGCCGCGCCACTTACGGGCCAGAGCGGTGCGATCGCCGGACGCGGGGCGGATCGTGCCCCACGCCGTGCCCAGCTTCGCGGCCACGGCGGAGTCGTTCAACGCCAGCATTTGACGGGCGGCGACCAAGGACACGTCCGCGCGCGAAACCGACCCCTTCTCGACGGCCGTGAGAAGTGCCAGCGCCCAGGCGGGACGCGAGCCGAGCGTCTGCACGGCGTCGGCCTTTTCGGCGGCGCTGAACGTTGGGTACGCGGCCAGCACGCGGGCCGCGGTGGCGTCGTGCGGCACCGCGGCGAGCGCCCGCACGGCCGGGCCGCGGACGGCGGCGTCGGTCAGCAGCGGTTGTAGCAGCGTCGGCAGGTCGGCGACGCGACGGCGGGCCAGTAACTCGATCGCGGCGGCACGGGCGGCGGGGTCGGCCTTCGCGTCGGCGGCGCGACCCTTCAGGTCGGCGAGGGCGCGGGCGTTGCCGAACAACACCGCCAGCGCCTCGGCGCGACTCCGCACTTCAGGCACTTCGCTCATCGAAAGCTGAGCGTACACCGCACCCCAGCCCTGCGGCTCGGGAGCTTCACGGAGGCTCGCCAGTGCCTCCTGGATGCCGGCAAGCACGGGCAACTGCGATGACTCGATCTTCACGTTGTCGAGGTGCTCGACCAGGAAGTTAAGGCGGGCGTCGCGCTGGCTGGCGGGGACCGACGCGACCAGGTAGCGGGCGATGTGCCGGCCGATCAGCGGGTGCCGGGCGCTCTCCAGGAACGCACTCCATTCACTCGGGTGGTCCGTGCTGGCGAGCGCCATTTGCACTGCGTACCAGCCGGCGAGTGCGAGGTTCGGCTCGTCGTTGTCGAGGATGCGCCACTCGACCAACCGCGCCAGTTTCCGGCCGTCCGCGCCAGTCAGTCGCTGCGACACGCCGGCCGCGAACTGCAACACGAAGGGGGACTCTTCCTTCTCCACCGCCGCGAGAACGGCCGCGACCGCGGGCGGCATCGGAACCTCGGTCGCCAGCATCAGCGCCCACGCCCGTACGTTGTCGTCGGGATGCGCGAGCAGGTCCGTCAGCAGTTCCGGCGTCATCCCACCCACGACGTGCAGCGCCCACATCGCCCGCAGCTTCCACGTCACGTCGTCGGTCCCCTTCACCATGCGGACCAGCGAATCCTTGGAATCCTTCTCCAGCTTCCCGGCCGCGGCGCGCTCCTGAAGCACGCGGCGGGCCTGGCGCACGAACCAGTCGTTGGCGTGGATCTGCATCTTCACCAGCTCGGCGTCCGGTAGCTTCGCCAGGTCGCCGGTCCACCGCATCGGCGTGCCGTGGACGACGCGGTAGACGCGGCCGTTGGTCAGGTCGGCCTTGTCGTAGTTGTGGCACTCGCCGGTGTCGGACCAGTCGGTGACGTACAGCCCGCCCTCGGGGCCGCCCTTCACCGCGATCCCGCGGAACCAGCTGTCGTTGGCGAACAGGAAGTCCGGGGCGTGCTTGCCGACGTAGCCGCCGGCGTTCCGCTCCAGCCGGTCGCGGTTCAGGCGGTTGCCGTGGATGTTGCACGTGAACAGGCTGTTGCGGTACTCCGGCGGGAAGTTGTCACCAAGGTATACGGCCGCTCCGCTATGGGCGTGACCGCCGCCGGCCTCGCTGTGGGCCGCGCTGCCGCCGACGCCGGTGCTGCGCGAACTCGTCCACGCGCCGCCACCCCAGTGGAGGTGGTCGGCGCAGCTGGTCTGGTACGCGAACACCCACGGGTTCACGTCCTCGCCGTACATTCGCTGCATGTGCCCGCCCGGCACGACGTGCCACAGGTGGTGGATCACGCAGTTGGTGATGAACAGCTGGCCGTGGTCGTCCCAGTCGAGGCCGAACGGGTTCGTGGTACCGCTGGCGTACAGCTCGAACGCCTTCCGTACCGGGTGGTAGCGCCACACGCCGCAGTCGAGCTTCACGCGGTCCTTGTCCGGCGTGCCCGGCTTGCCGACGAGCGATTTGGACTGGATGCCGTTGCACCCGTACAGCCAGCCGTCCGGCCCCCACGCCAGGCTGTTGAAGATGTTGTGCTTCGTGTCCTTCATGTTCCAGCCTTCGAGAACGACCTCCGGCGGGCCGTCCGGCTTGTCGTCGCCGTCGCGGTCGGGGACGAAGATCAAGTTCGGCACCGAGCACAGCCACACGCCGCCGTGGCCGACCTCGATGCCCGACAGGTTCGGGCCGTTGTCCAGAAAAACCGTCCGCTTGTCGTGGACGCCATCGCCGTCGGTGTCCTCCAGAATGAGGACGCGGTCGCTCCCCTTCCCGTCGGCTCGCCACTTCGGGTAACTCATGCACTCAACGACCCACAGCCGGCCGCGGGTGTCGAAGGTCATGGCGATGGGCTGCACAACGTCCGGCTCGCCGGCGAACAGGGTCGCCTTGAAGCCGGGCGGCAGCGTGATCGCCTTCGCCGCCGCAGCGGCCGGGATGGGCCGGTCGGCGGCCTTGGGTTGGGCCACGACCGGGGAGGCGAGGAGGAGTACGACGGCGGCGGAGGGCCAGTGCTTCATGGCGGGTGCGTCGACCGGGGAGGGTGGGGAACGGAGCGATTCTACCGCACGCACCGGCCGGAAGCGATGGGCTGCGGTTCGGCTGAGCGCAAGTTCCGCCCGCGGCCGATTCTTCAATTGACGGCCGTGGGGGCCGACGGTATCACCCCCGACCCACACGAGGAGCGCATTCCATGTCGACCGCACGACCCCGAACCGCTCTGCTGCTCGCAGCGGCCCTGTCCGGCGGCGGCTGCTCGACCATGAGCAACACCGAGAAGGGCGTCGGCCTCGGCGGACTCGTCGGGGCCGGGCTCGGCACCGCGGTCGGGGCGGCGACCGGCAACCCGAAGACGGGCGCCGTCGTGGGCGGGCTCGTCGGCGCGGGCACCGGCGGACTTATCGGCAACAGCGTGGACCGCGAGGATCAGCAGAAGAAGGAAGTGATCCAGGCAACGGCCGCGGCCAACGCCGCGCAGGCCCAGCGGCTCGGGCTTACCGACGTGATTCACATGGTTCAGCAGGGGCACGACGAGCAGGTCATCATCAACCAGATTCGCAACACCGGCAGCACCTACTCGCTGACGCCGGGCGACCTCGACTTCCTGCGGCAGAACAACGTGCCGTCGCGGGTCATCATCGAGATGCAGAACGCTCGTCCGATCGCGGTGCGGACGCGGCCGGTGATCGTCCGCGAGCAGCCGACGGTGATCTACCAGGAGCCGCCGCCGGTGGTGTTCGTGCGGCCGGCCCCGCCGCCGGGGTTGTACATCCGCGGGCACATTCACTAACCGCCGGCCCGCTTCACCTTGTAGCCGAGCTTTTCCAGCTCGGCCGCGAGGCGGTCGCGGTGGTCGCCCTGTATCTCGATCCGCCCGTCCTTCGCGGTGCCGCCGGTGCCGCACTTCGTCTTCAACGTCGTCGCCAGCGCGTCGATCTGGTCGAGCGTGAGTGGCAGCTCGCTGACCACGGTCACGCCCTTGCCCCGACGGCCGGCCGTCTCGCGGCTCACCTTCACCGTGTGAACCTTCTTCGGCGGCTCCTTCTTCGCCGGCAACTCGGCCTCGGCCACGACGCGACCGCCGAGCAAGCGGGCGACCAGGCCGTTCACCTGCGTCTCCAGGTCGGTCGCACTCCATACCTCGGCCGACGGGTAGCGCGAATCGGCGGAGAAGGCGACGACCGCCGTCGGCTCCGCGCCGCCGGGGTCGCCCGTGCGCGCGTCCCACGGCAGGCCGAAGCGACCGGCGACGGTCCGGAACACGCCCGCGGCCGCCGTCGCGTGCTCGCCCACGAACAGCACCACCTTCGTCGCCGCCTTCGCCATCGGCCGCCCTCCCGCCGCACCCTCCCGGCTACAATACGAGTGAATGTCGCACCCACCCTCCGAACCCGACCCGTCACCGGCCCGGTGGGACGTGGCGGCCGAGGCCGTCGCCGTCAAAATCCGCTGGTTCGGCCTCGTCGTCGGCTACCTGTACGCGAACGTCGTGACCGACGCCGACCCGGTGCCGCTCAACGTCCTCCTCAGTCTCGGCTTCGGCTTCACCGTTCTCGACACGTACCAGTCCTGGCGCGGCCGCGTCTTCCTCGGCGGGTTGCCGCTCCTCGTGTCGGCGCTGGAAGCCGCGTACATCGTCCTGCTGTGTTACCTCGACGGCGGCCCCGACAGCCCGTTCCGCCACTTCTCCGTGCTCGCCGTCGTGTGCGCGGCCATCCGCTACTCGCCGGCCGTCACCGTGTGGACGTGCGGCGTCAACTGCGTCGGGTACGCCGTGCTGTATGCCGCGGTCCCCGTCTACGGCACCAGCATCACCACGCTGCTGTTCACGCTCATCGTCCTCGGCTGGGTGGCGTGGGCGGCGGTGTCCCTGGTTCGGTTGCTGCGGCGCGTCGGCGACGAGCTCTCGACGGTGAACGCGCAGCTGGAGGCCCGGATCGCCGAGCGGTCGCGGCAGCTCCAGGAGAGCCAGGCACAGGTGCTCCACCAGGAGAAGATGGCCGCGTTCGGGCTTTTGGCCGCGGGCATCGCCCACGAGGTCGGCAACCCGTTGACGGCCGTCAGCACCATTGTCCAGATGCTCGAACGGCGCGACCTGGACGATCACACCCGCGAGCGCCTCGGCCTCGTGACGGCGCAGCTGACACGCATCCAGGGCACGCTCCGCGAGTTGGTGGCGTTCAGCCGACCGGCGAGCGACAGCCGGGGCCGCTGCTCGCTCCGCGAGGTAGTCGACGAGGCGCTCGGCATCGCCAAGTACTACAAGGGCGTGAAGGGCCGCGAGGTGCGATCGGAAGTCCCGGCCGACCTGCCGCCGATGGTCGGCGTCCGCGACCAACTCGTGCAGGTGTTCTTCAACCTCGTGCTGAACGCCATCGACGCTACCGGTAAGGGCGGTAGGGTGGTCATCGCCGCTGAACACGACTCGGGGAAGCTGATTGCTACCGTGACCGACGACGGCCACGGCATCGACGCGGCGCAGCGGGAGAAACTGTTCCGGCCGTACTTCACGACGAAGAAGCACGGCACCGGGCTGGGCCTGTTCGTGACGCGGAAGCTCGTGGACGCGCACGGCGGCACCGTGGCGTGCGAGTCGCGGCCGGGCGAGGGGACGACTTTCCGGCTAGAGTTCCCGGCGCTGACCCAAAACCCGGGGACGGCGGTCCCTGGGCTTGCTGAGGTGGTGGTATGACCGCGGCGCGTTCCCCCGTCGCCTCCGTGCTGGTCGTGGACGACGAGCCGGTCATCCGCGCCAACGTTGCCGAGTACCTCCACCTGGAAGGTTTCGCTGTCCACTCCGCGGCCAGCGGCGAGGCCGCACTCGGGCTCGTCGGCCGCAACCGGTACGACGTGATCCTCTGCGACGTGAACCTGCCCGGCATCGACGGTATCGAGGTGCTCGAGCGGGTGGCCCGCCTCAGCCCCGAGACGTTCGTGCTGCTCATCACGGCGTACGCCACCGTCGAGAGCGCCGTGGACGCCTTCCACAAGGGCGCGCACGACTACCTGATGAAGCCGATCCTCCTCCGCGAGGTGGACCGGAAGATTCGCCGGCTCATCGCCCAGCGCGACCTGAACCGCGAGAACCAGTGGCTCCGCCGCGAGCTGCACCGCGAGGCGGCGGCGGGCGGCATGGTCGTCGGCTGCACGCCCGCGGTCCGACAAGTGGTGGCGATGGCGCGGAAGGTCGCTCCCACCGACGCCACCGTGCTCATCACCGGCGAGAGCGGCACCGGCAAGGAACTGCTGGCCCGCGACATCCACCGCGCCGCACAGGAAGCGAAGCCGACCGACGGCCGGTTCGTCGCCGTGAACTGCGCCGCCATCCCCGCCGACCACCTCGAAGCGCACCTGTTCGGCCAGAAGGCCGCCGCCTTCTCCACGACCGACGCCGACGCCCCCGGTGTGTTCACCGCCGCCGGCGCGGGTACGGTGTTCCTGGACGAGGTGGGTGAGTTGCCGCTGCCGACGCAGGCGAAACTGCTCCGCGTGATCGAGGGCAAGGAAGTCACGCCGGTCGGGGCCGCGGAGCCGGAACACGTCGCGGTGCGGATTGTGGCTGCGACGAACACCGACCTGCCGGCGGCGGTCGCCGCCGGACGGTTCCGCGAGGACCTGTTCTACCGGCTGAACGTGGTCGTGCTGCGCCTGCCGCCGCTGCGTGACCGCCGCGAGGACATTCCCGAGCTGGTCGAATACTTCGTCGCCAAGCACGGCCGGGCGATGGGGAAGCGCGTCGCCGGCGTCAGCCGCGAGGCGATGCCGCTGTTGCAAGTGGCGGCGTGGAAGGGGAACGTCCGCGAGTTGGAGAACGCGATTCAGCGTGCGGTCATCCTCGGCGACGGGCCGCTGCTGACGCCCGCCGACCTGCCGCCGGACCTGGCCCCCGCGGCGGATGATCCGTCGGCCGTGGAACCGCTGGACGACGCGGTGAAGCGGTTCGAGAAGCGACACATCGAGCGGCTTTTGCGGCTGTCGCCGGACAAAAAAGAAGCGGCCCGGCGACTCGACATCGGGCTCAGCTCGCTGTACCGGAAGATCGAGCAGTACGGCATCGGCAGCACCTGAGCCGGCCCCGTCAGGGATCGGGGTGCGTACCACGCTCCGTCCCCTGACCGGGCCGGCTCGGAAATTGCCGGTTGCCACACACCCCCCGGCCGGGCACAATGTCCGCCGTCGTCCCCGCCCCGACTCTCCGCACGGAGCACGTCCCGATGACCCGCGCCCGGCTCGCCCTCCTCTGCTTCGCCGTCGGTGTCTATCTGCCCGTCGCACCCGCGCAGCCCGGCACCGGGACGAAAGCCCACACCGCCCTGGTCCACGCCGTCGCCCTGTCGCCGGACGGCAAGACGCTCGCGACCGCCGGGTTCGACAACGTCGTGAAGCTGTGGGCGATCAACGCCGACGGCACGCTCAAGGAACTCAAGGAGATCAAGGGTCACACCGGGCCGGTGTACGCGGTGGCCTTCCACCCGAAGGACAACGCGGTCCTGGCCACCGCGAGCCTCGACAAGACGGCGAAGCTGTGGAGCCTGAAGGACGGCAAGGCCACGACCGAGTTCAAGGGCCACACCGACATCGTCGACGCCGTCGCCTTCTCGCCCGACGGCAAGGTGCTGGCGACCGCCAGCGCCGACAAGTCTGTGCGGCTGTGGAACCCGGCCGACGGCAAGGAGACGAAGAACCTCGGTACGCACGCCGGCTCGGTGTACGCCGTCGTGTTCTCGCCCGACGGCAAGCTCCTCGCCTCGGCCGGCGGCGACAACTCGAGCAAGACGGGCAAGGAGCACGTCGTGAAGCTGTGGGACGTGGCCGCCGGCAAGGAGCACAAGACGCTGACCGGCCACGAACACCCGGTGACGGCGATCACGTTCGTCGGCGACGAGAAGACGCTGGCGTCGGCGTCGATGGACCGCACCATCCGCTTCTGGGACACGGCGACCGGCAAGGAAACGAAGAAGGTCGGCCCCACGCCGGACGACCCCTACGCTCTGGCGTGGTCGAAGGAGGCTAAGTCGCTGGGCGTGTGCGGCTACTCGGGCCGGCTGGCGGTGTGGCCGGCGGGCGCCGACAAGGAAGGGTTCACGGCGCAGGTGAAGTCGCCGGGCTACTGTGTGATCTTCACCCCGGACGGCAAGGCGCTTATCAGCGGCCACGACAACGGCACGGTGGTGCTGACGAAGATCAGCGCGAAGTGAGGCCGCGGTCGCCGAGCACCGGCCCCGTCGGCGCGTCCGGCGTGGCGGGCTCGGCCTCCGGGCGCGGCGGGCGGGCGGCGGCCGCGCGGTCGCCCCGCACGCCGTACCCGCTGCTGAGCAGCGGGTCGCGGTCGTAGGGCTTCGTCGCGCAGCCGGTTGCCGCAGCGATTACCAGTACCCCGAGCCGCCGGCCGACGCCGCGCATGTCTCCCCCGCCCGTGCCACGCTCCGGATCGTATCGGCCGCGTCGGCTCGCCGGCTGAACCCAATCCGGGACCGCCGCATGAAATACGCGATCTGCAACGAGACGTTCGAGGGCTGGGACCACGCACGGGTGTGCGCCCGCGCCGCCGAGTTCGGGTACACCGGCCTCGAAGTCGCGCCGTTCACCCTCGCCCCGCTCATCACCGACGTGTCCGCCGCGCGCCGAACCGAACTTCGCCGCCAGGCCGAGGCCGCGGGCGTAAGCATCATCGGCCTCCACTGGCTGCTGGCGAAGACGACCGGCTTCCACCTCACCAGCCCGGACGCGGCCGTCCGCAAGAAGACCGGCGAGT carries:
- a CDS encoding translation initiation factor; its protein translation is MAKAATKVVLFVGEHATAAAGVFRTVAGRFGLPWDARTGDPGGAEPTAVVAFSADSRYPSAEVWSATDLETQVNGLVARLLGGRVVAEAELPAKKEPPKKVHTVKVSRETAGRRGKGVTVVSELPLTLDQIDALATTLKTKCGTGGTAKDGRIEIQGDHRDRLAAELEKLGYKVKRAGG
- a CDS encoding sensor histidine kinase — its product is MSHPPSEPDPSPARWDVAAEAVAVKIRWFGLVVGYLYANVVTDADPVPLNVLLSLGFGFTVLDTYQSWRGRVFLGGLPLLVSALEAAYIVLLCYLDGGPDSPFRHFSVLAVVCAAIRYSPAVTVWTCGVNCVGYAVLYAAVPVYGTSITTLLFTLIVLGWVAWAAVSLVRLLRRVGDELSTVNAQLEARIAERSRQLQESQAQVLHQEKMAAFGLLAAGIAHEVGNPLTAVSTIVQMLERRDLDDHTRERLGLVTAQLTRIQGTLRELVAFSRPASDSRGRCSLREVVDEALGIAKYYKGVKGREVRSEVPADLPPMVGVRDQLVQVFFNLVLNAIDATGKGGRVVIAAEHDSGKLIATVTDDGHGIDAAQREKLFRPYFTTKKHGTGLGLFVTRKLVDAHGGTVACESRPGEGTTFRLEFPALTQNPGTAVPGLAEVVV
- a CDS encoding sigma-54-dependent transcriptional regulator; its protein translation is MTAARSPVASVLVVDDEPVIRANVAEYLHLEGFAVHSAASGEAALGLVGRNRYDVILCDVNLPGIDGIEVLERVARLSPETFVLLITAYATVESAVDAFHKGAHDYLMKPILLREVDRKIRRLIAQRDLNRENQWLRRELHREAAAGGMVVGCTPAVRQVVAMARKVAPTDATVLITGESGTGKELLARDIHRAAQEAKPTDGRFVAVNCAAIPADHLEAHLFGQKAAAFSTTDADAPGVFTAAGAGTVFLDEVGELPLPTQAKLLRVIEGKEVTPVGAAEPEHVAVRIVAATNTDLPAAVAAGRFREDLFYRLNVVVLRLPPLRDRREDIPELVEYFVAKHGRAMGKRVAGVSREAMPLLQVAAWKGNVRELENAIQRAVILGDGPLLTPADLPPDLAPAADDPSAVEPLDDAVKRFEKRHIERLLRLSPDKKEAARRLDIGLSSLYRKIEQYGIGST
- a CDS encoding WD40 repeat domain-containing protein, whose amino-acid sequence is MTRARLALLCFAVGVYLPVAPAQPGTGTKAHTALVHAVALSPDGKTLATAGFDNVVKLWAINADGTLKELKEIKGHTGPVYAVAFHPKDNAVLATASLDKTAKLWSLKDGKATTEFKGHTDIVDAVAFSPDGKVLATASADKSVRLWNPADGKETKNLGTHAGSVYAVVFSPDGKLLASAGGDNSSKTGKEHVVKLWDVAAGKEHKTLTGHEHPVTAITFVGDEKTLASASMDRTIRFWDTATGKETKKVGPTPDDPYALAWSKEAKSLGVCGYSGRLAVWPAGADKEGFTAQVKSPGYCVIFTPDGKALISGHDNGTVVLTKISAK